aacagATCTTTAGGCCACTTTAAGAACAAGGAATTCGGAAAAAGGACAAACTTTAACATGAACCTTCAAAATGGGCCAAAATCATGAGCTCCGAATAACTAAGCTTTGTTTTGAAGAATTCCCCAAGAAAGTTTTGGAAATCTGAAGGTTTTCTCCAATAGTAAGAATTCTACCAACTTTAACACGTTTCACTTtctcaaaataaaataagctgtgcattttgaaatggagggagagCATACATGACTAGATTTGCCTTTGTTTGCGTAAAatttagatgatgatgatggaatGGTTTGATGCACTTGTTTTTGTTTACATGTTTTTTCTTTAATTCAAAACATGATCTCTTCACTTGAAATGACAAAGCGCGGTTGCAACGCCATGATCTCGTTTCATTTAGAAGCTAGCCGTCGTGCTCCATTTTTTTATGCTCATCTTGCCCTTGCTGTTGCTGGCACTGCCTTGCGCCTATATTCAAATTCACAAATGTACAAAGCATGCACGAATAAAGTTGAAGCAgtttgtttcttctgctgccaCAGGACAACTTTTAGATATGAACGCGCTGAAACGAGGGAGGAAATTGAAACATTTGGGCCACCACCGTATCTGTTCCCCTAATCGTTGCATTTATTTAAGGTTTCGCTTAACCTGAACTCATCTAGCTGACAAATTTCGCCATCGAACACAAATTTAATTTGTTGGCAGATTAGCAATCGTGCAGTAGCAGTGCCAAGGGATGAATGTTGCCATGTTTTTTCCCCCCAAATACTTAGAAGACCGTAAGACTGTATGTGCAAATTTGTGTTCACTGCACGTATTCATGGTTGCCATCTCTTGGCTTTTTTCCATTAGCTATTTTTGGGAGATTGGGAATGACAGAGCCCCTCCCCTGGAATTCAGCTCAGCCCGCGAAaagccttcttcctcctccaccttgcTCTTCTCGATCTCCACCTCATCTGCTCCTCCCGTCCGCTTGCCATTCCCCGGGGGATTCAGTGCATTCACCTACCGATCGATGCTGCCGTGGTCCATCTTTCCACGGGCGGCGTCCGGGTCCGacgcggagccggagccggaggcggaggcggaggcagagACATCGGAGCCGTCGGGGAGGCAGGTGTCGGACGAGGCCCtggtggaggagctcctcaccgccgtcGCCTCTGCGCGGTCGTTCCAGGAGTTCCGGCGGTCGCAGAGCAAGGAGTGCTTGAGCCTCCTCCGCTGGCTCCAGCTCGTGCTCCCGCTCATCCAGGAGATCCGCGAGACCGCGCCGTCCCTCACCGATGACGCctaccgccgcctcgccctcctCGGCCGCGCattccacgccgcccgccgcctcctccgatGCTGCCACGACGGCAGCAAGATCTTCCTggtaataattaattaattaataaaACACCTGGTGTCTGACTCTGAAGAGCTCATATATTCATTGCTCCTGTTTATGGTCCTTGCATTGCCTAAAAACATCACCTTTACCCTGGGCTGACCAAAAGATTGAATTTTGATTGATGATCTTGTCTCAATATTACATTTCAGGCTCTGGAGAGCGAGGCTGTGCTCGGGCGGTTCCGGGCCGTGTATGAGAAGATGAACCTTGCATTGGATGGGATGCCTTACTCTGAGATTGGCATCTCTGATGAAGTCAAGGAGCAGGTGATAAAAGTCATCTATTTGTCAACATTTTGATAAGAGAGCATGTAATGGGGCATTGTGTTTTCTTAGCTGAAGCAAACTGCAATTGCTTTTGGTGGTTTCAGGTTGAGCTCATCAGCGCACAACTGAAGAGATCCAAGAAGAGAACAGATACTCAAGACATGGAGCTGTCTATGGATTTTATGATGATACTCCAGAACGAGGATGGCAATGCGGATAGAGCTATATTAGAAAGGCTAGCCAAGAAACTCGAGCTGCAAAGCCTGGCAGATTTGAGAGCAGAGACGATGGCCATTAAAAAGCTCATCAACGAGAGGAATGGACAGCAACCGGAGAGCACCAAGCACATAATAGAACTCCTCAAAAAGTTCAAGGAGATTGCAGGCATCGACGAAAAGAACATCCTCGGTGACGTCTCAATACCAAAATATCTGGAGAAGTGCCCGTCTCTAATGATCCCAAATGACTTCCTTTGTCCAATATCATTGGAGATCATGACTGACCCGGTCATCATCGCGAGTGGACGGGTATGCTTTGTGCTACGACATTCATGTTCCCTGATTGCAAAGCAAGTTTATTGTCTCATCATATCCATGTATTTCAACTGATTTGCAGACTTATGAGAGGAGGAGTATCCAGAAGTGGTTAGATGCTGGCCAGCGGACCTGCCCAAAGACTCAGCAACCATTAGCTCATCTATCACTGGCACCGAATTTTGCGCTAAAAAACTTGATTCTGCAGTGGTGTGAAAAGAATAAAGTTGAGATTCAAATGGGAGAACCCGAGCCTGCAGCTGAACAGGAAGAGCGCAAAGAAGACATTCCATCGCTGGTGAAAGATCTATCCTCAGTTCATCTTGATGTGCAGCGGAAGGCTGCCAAGAAGATTCGGATACTTTCCAAAGAAAACCCGGAGAATAGAGCACTGATCCTTGAGAATGGCGGGCTCCCAGCTCTTATTAGCTTGGTGTCATATCCGGATAAGAAAATCCAGGAGAACACTGTGACTGCATTGTTGAACTTGTCGATCGATGAGACCAACAAGGTCCTGATAGCTAAAGGAGGAGCGATACCTTTGATCATCGAAGTCCTTAAAAATGGTAGTGTTGAAGGTCAGGAGAACTCAGCAGCAGCATTGTTCAGTTTGTCTATGATAGATGAGAACAAGGCAGCTATAGGGATTTTGGGCGGTATAGCTCCTTTGGTGCACCTCTTAAGGGATGGGACAATAAGAGGCAAGAAGGATGCTTCAACGGCAATATTTAATCTCATATTGAACCATCCGAACAAATTCAGAGCTATTGAAGCAGGAATTGTGACGGTTTTGCTGAAAATACTTGGTGACAAGAAACTCGGCATGATTGATGAAGCACTGTCCATTTTTCTCCTCCTGGCATCGCATCCTGGTTGTCGCAGCGAAGTGGGGTCAACGTCCTTTGTCGAGATACTTGTTGAGATCATAAAGGAAGGGACTCCCAAGAACAAGGAGTGTGCACTTTCTGTTCTACTCGAGCTAGGTCTGAATAATAACTCCCTTATGGTGCACGCGCTCGGATTCGGTCTGGATGAGCATCTATCTGATATTGCAAAGACAGGTACAAGTAGAGCGCAGAGGAAAGCGAACTCTTTGATTCAGCTATCTCGCAAGTGCTCGTAAAGGGTAAGTGAAAAGGCAGCATTCTGATGAGTTAGGCACAAACATGCGTGTAAATCAGGTAAATTTTGAGTTACTCATAAAAAAAGATGGCAAAAGAAAACGAGCATCGGTACAGTGCTTCATCCACCACAGAGCTGAGAGAAACATGATGTAACTCATTCTTTGTATGTGAAATTTCGTTGTAACCCATGCTTATGTGGTAAATATATAGAAGCTTTACTTGATAGGAAGGGTACAAAATATATTGATTGCTCTATATTATCGTAAATACATAGAAGCTTTAATCAAGTATAGACAGGCATCATGATGGATATTGTTCCGACTCCAGCAGCTAAACGAAGGATTACATGCTTACAGCAGGTGGAGTTCAGGAAAACTTTGATAATTCAGTTCAATTAATCGATGTATGCACAAAGATGAACAGTTCTACTGAATCATGCACTAAACGTCTAAACCTGACGATGGCCGACAGAATCACCGTTGAAACGTTTCCTTGCCTCTGACCAGAAGCAGCGCCGCTGTCGCCACCGCAAGGCGTCAAGGCGCGGTGCTAGCAGGTAGCAGTGCCTGGCCGGCCCTAACCATGTTTCGGTCGTTCGCTCTCCCTATCTTGCTCAacttttggattttttttagatCGCTCAACTTTTAGGTTGCTTTTTTAAGAATGCACTAATCATCTGGCCTATTATTCAAGCCGAAACATGGTCCAAAGTTTTCTCAAGAAGCTCGTTTGCAAACATACCTATTGGTGACGCGAATTCACCATTTTATGAAAATGTAAATGGCAAACTCGCCACCAAATTCAGCCTCACTCCCCCAGTCTGCCTTTGCTCCATCTTGTTTTTTTGCAGGAATTTTTTTTACAGATATAAAGAAAAATCCTTAGTGACACGGAAAAACTAAAATGCCATCCAATCCTGGGAATGTATGTATACGGATATATCTAACTGtgcgtgtatatatatatacacacactacATCTCGTCTTCATACCTCTAATGCCAACCTCAAAACCAAGGATCCACACAATAATCGAGTATAGGATTCATATTTTCCTACAATTAATCGCTATGTTCGGTTGTGCTTCTTCGgtgcctgcagctgcagctgtacAGCTTAGCTGTTCGGCTGCACTGCATGAGTGTGGCTGGAGCTGCTGGTGGTTGGCTACACGTGCTGTAGTGGCTGCAGCAGCTTCAGCTTCACCACAGTCACAACCATCACTACCGAACACAGTGAATGTAATAAGACCAAGAAATTAAAAAAACCTAAGAATAATTTTCTAGTCATGAACTTCTAGCTAAACTCTTTACTATCTAGCAGTATATAAtattgaaaaatgaaaaaattcgATATGTAAAAACATAGGAATAGACACAAAAAACGCCTTACAGTACTGTATTAATAGTGTGCCGCCACATTGATAATAGCCTTATGGGGTGCTTATATACTTTACTTTGGAGTGTTGAACAAATTTTGAGAAAACTATAcatgtcttttttttctaaCAGCTTCCACCGTGATGTGCATCAAGATATATGCAACTACATAGAGATGGTAAGTTATAAAAGCACACGCATGCATACTTTTCTTTGTAATGGTACGTGGATAGTATAATAACTCAAATGTATATAGAAAATTATGCACGACAGTTATATATAAGGGTAAATAAGAAAAGGAAGCAGAAATATATATAGGATTTGGGTTAACTTCATATCTTCAATTGACCTTTTAGGTCTTTCGGTACTTATATATGTTTGTATATATCCCATTCTATAACTCAGTGGAAAAGGCTCGACAGATTGACATGTGAGGCCTCGCTCCAAAACAGGATATTGACCATCCTTTAATCATTAAAGGGCTAGGAAAAACTATGCGTATCGAGTTCGATTTGAATCCAAAGAGGTGATTCGATGGTACTAATGCTGTTTGAACAATATGAATATTAAAATCTAGCTAGACTTAACTAACAGGTTGGACAAAAGATTGAGAAAACCTGTGAAATAGTAATAGAGCCCATATAAATGAGTTTTGATATGCATGATCTTTGAATATTTTTGATATCCCCTCTGGTTaacataaatatattattttaatgGTTGTACTGTATAACAAATATTGGTTaattaatttttcttttcaactcATAATTaatagaaaaatattgaaataacCAGATAAGCACATGATCTGCTGGATTTTCCCCTTGAGCTAGATCGATATAGCTCATTAAATATTCCAAACGAGAACAAATTAAATAGTTGAGCAAATTTGCTGTGGCAGCAGATCATGCCACTCATGGAATCTGATAGATCTTTTTGAAAGAATAAGACCAAATTTCCATGGGATCATCAAATCAAAAATAAATTGATAAGAAGTACGTACAGCATAGGAAAACATTAGCgcatggaatcaagaaagggtTTTCACTTGATTCTACATCAGATCAAGCCACACTAAAACAGTAGCGCATGTAGCTTAAGCTTGTGTGTAGTTAACCCGCAAGTCCCTTGCATACTACTAGCCCGAAAATGAAGGTTCCAAACTgagagaaaataaaacaaacgaCCAAGCTAGCTACAAACCAATACTATATGTAGCTATAAGCAGACGAAAACACATTACTGATGGAATATAAAATTATTCAAAAATGCGTACAAAACTGGAGGGGAAAAAATTTAAACTAGTAGCAGTAGTAGTGTACATTAAGGGGTTTAACATTGAATATAAAAAGTTATTTCAGATCAAACATATATGTATTGCTATGTTATACATCGTTATTATATATATTGCTTAATTCTTGGGAGGAaagaatatatattatattgctCTGACCAGCCGCAAGCAACAAAAAAGTGACATGCGATATGTACAACCTTTCTAACGTCACTCTATCCCTAACATCTATAACTCCCACACACCATCCTTTCTTCTCATGAAAGGGCTGCTGGGAAACGCAGTCCCCATGAAAACAGTGGGTGCCTCTTTTGGTTGGAAGAAATACCACTTTGTGTCGAAGGGGAGCCAGACTTGCAAATATAATTAGTGAAGGGGATCTAGCTTCAAATCTTCGAATTAAATGATGATCATATGGAGGATTTTGGAGTCATCGCCGCTGGCCCAAATAGCGATGGAACCGAGGTTTTTTCCCCCTTAAGGTTTCCTTTACCACTACAATTTTCAACTTACAACATTTGAAACGAAGAAGGAAAATAATTATAAAAGGATCTTTGCTGATCCACGAGTAGGATGAAGATCACAATTCTACACATGATGGAAATTTTTGCATTTATGCTTTAGGAAATCAGTTGGATACCCCCTTGATCTACATAATTACTGGGAGATTTGGGCGATCCATGAGTAGAAACATGCCATGAATAATGCACTCCGGCTTGATGCTTAATAATAAACACATCCTAACAGGGGAATATATCTCTTGCACGCAGCTCTTAGTTTTGCAAGATCGCTTATGGAGAGTTAGAGACACGGCCGGAATTAATCTGAATGTTTTGCAAGATGAATTGAAGATCGATGTGTAGAAGGAGCTCGAACTCAAAGCTGCGCATGAGATAAGGTGAGTCCATGACCAGCTTGAGGAATCGACATCGTCTATAGCTAGATAAGGGACATGGAGCAGAGCGAGGGATCACATCGAAACACCACACCAACATGTCTGTACATGATAACGGCTTGCGGCCTTCTTCTTTAGTTAATCAATCGATCGGTTGATCGATCGAAGTTACATACTCTCATATGAACAAATTAAAGCCCAGATCAACAAAGTTTAGGGATCTTCAGGGCTGCAACCGATCGAACTAGCTAGGAAGTCCGATCTGATTGAAAGAAAGAGAAACTacaggaaaagaaagagaaggattaaTAATTAAGACACGCAAGCACGTCGTCGATTCGCCGAGCCCTAGCTGCTCGCTCCTCCGCCAGCCTGCtactcctcctgctccggcgccggctcGTTGAGGTCAAAGGGGAAGACGGGCATGggcgcagcagcaggcggcacggcggcgggcggctgctGCCTGGAGAGAGAGAAGCACCCCATCTTGCCGCTGTGGCTGGCGCGGTGGCCGCCGAGCGCCTGGCGTGTCTCGAAGGGGGCCCCGCAGCGGTCGCAGGCGTAGCGGTACTGCttgccgtcggcggcgacgggcggcagcgggcgcggcggcgccatgccGCGCCAGTCGCGCTCCGGGTGGCTGCGCTGGTGGCCATGGACGGCTTTCACCGCGTCGAAGAGGCGGTGGCAGATGGGGCACGGGTAAGGCCCCGCTGCCTctccccctgctgctgctgcagctgcagggtGGTCTTTCTTGCGGTTGCGGGACGCCGCCGGCCTCTTCTTGCgcagggccgccgccggggcggcgtcggccTCGTGCGCCGACTTGGGGCGCCACGGGCGGTtcggctcgtcgccgccggggccCCCACCCACGCCGGCGAGGAACTGGCCGTAGGCCACGCCGTAGAAGAACACCTGAGCTCCGTTCATAGAAGGACTTGCGCGTGCAACGGCAGACAGACAGTGGACTGCAGTGGCTGCTTCTTGGTGAAGGTGTACGGTGTGTGACTGAGCACGAGTGCAGAGAGGTGGTTTCTATATATAGGCTCTCCGTGGCCTGCACGGCCGTGTCAAGCGGTGGCTCCTTTCTCCCTAGCTTCCTCCTTTGGACGTATCCATTACTCTCCACACATCCTTTCTCTGTCTCTTGCTCACTAAACGCTGCTTCTGCAACTTTATTTAAGGGCGACCCCTCACGGTTGCCATGACAACTCACACTTGAATTCTGTCTGCATTTAGTTGGTTGACAAGCAAGGATATGTGGCCGGCGCGCGGAAGGCCAATTCACAGTCACACTTTGTACCTAGCGACTCTTTTCCACCGAATCGCCGggtgttttttctttgttgttgttgggaTCAGCAATCATCGGCTGCAAAGATAAGTAAAAATGACAATCAATACTGAATGTGCTTAAGCTATGCTGTATGTAcctatttgttttggcttttctaggcaTATAGCATTTGCTACATATcgagacataatatatatctaggtgtataacaaaaattatgtatctagaaaaactaaaacaaataGCAAGTCGATCTCTTGTTACTTCCACGTACACCTCTAGCGTAGTACTCCCGGCCGGAGCTTGCTTACCCTCAAAGTCTGAAACAAAAAGGTCAGAGGAGAGagaaacaacaaaataaaagatCAAGCTAAAAGCCAATATAAGCAGACGAAAGCTTCTAGTACGTGATGTTATGGAACCCAAAGCCTTGTTTCCCTAGGTCAAAGGCATATGTCAGCGTGGACTGCACATACAAAACTTAATTGCTAATAAGAGCAACccaaaaaacaaagaaagatcAAGGGAAAAAAGAACAGTAATGATGTTAATTGTAGTTAGTTAGACGACATGCACTGTTTAGTTGTAGTTAGGAGAGTACTTACCGTATATCTTGCTTTAACTGGTCACAGGCAATAAAAAGGTGTGATATCATGTAAGTACAACGTCAGGCTATCCCTAACATTTATAGGTTTTGTTGCTATACGTACAGTTTGACTCCGAGACAAGGCAAAGGTTTACTGATCCGTAGCATTTTATCACTTTGCTTCCAAGGAAAAAATGAGCATAATTGAGAAAGTACTAAGCCCTAACTTGAGAGTTGAGAAGTAGTTAGTGAAGAGGAGCTAGGAAAAATCTTTGAATCAAAATGAGGGCATCAGCAAGTCATCCCCCAAACAGAGGTGGAAACAAAACCAGGAGGGGTTTCTGCTTAAATATCCCTTTAGAACCATATATATAAATCTCAACATACCTTTTAAAACAATTCAGGAGAAATCTGAACTGTTACataaaacaaatccaaattgaAACATTGTATGTATAGTAAGAACCCGGCAAATTTTGTTCATGATCAATTTTTTTGGAATTGTACATTAGGAAAAAAGATCACAACCCTTGTACATAAATAAGTAGATTTTCTGATCCATGAGTAGCAACATGTGTCATAAATACACACCGATCTACTCAATAAATGTCTCCTCCTGGGAGCGGATTCTCTCTCTCCTGCTGTGGCTAGCAGAGACCAGCCTACAGATCGCTCATGGAGACACGGAATATGAATGTCTTGCACCATCAAGATTGAGAAGAATCAAGCTCAAAGCAGCATTCGAGAAAAACAAGATGGGtccttcattttttttgaacataaatggcaggagctctgcctttCAGTTAAATATGTAGTATTAAGAGAGAAATTGCATAAAGTGTTTAGAGAAGTACATGGCGGCACTTCAGGTACGGTGTACAACAATGCTCCCAGGACAAAAATATCCTAATTTTAACGTAAAGCAAAGAGACATTGCCTCGaaggtttgttttctttttcactgAAAATACCCAATCAGCAACCGGGCAAGTAAAATACAAgctagaggatgaggaagccaTAATGTTTGATTGGATAACACGCAAAATCACATGCATATATATGGAACCCGACAAAAACCTACTTTATTAGATGAGGTTGTGCGACTATCCAAGATACACACCAATAGCTACGTATGTCATGCATACTATCGGACAAAATCAGACTTATCGGACACATATGTCATATTTAGAGCTTTTCAAGCATGACGCCATGACGGCTAACACCATGCACACCAATAGCTGTGTACGCCATGCATACTATACGACAAAATCAAACTTCTCGAGCACAAATGTCATATTTAGAGCTTTCCGAGCATGACGCCATGACAGTCATGAAAAGGCAAATTATACACGCCAATAGCTATGTACACCGTGCATACTATCCGACAAAATTAGACTTATCGAGCACATAATATAAATATTGTATTTAGAGCGTTTCGAGCGAGCATGACAGTTGACACCATAAAAAAGCAAATTGAAACATCGCGTCTAGAGACTTTGAGAACGATGGTTAACATCATGACAAAACATACTAAAATCCATGACAGTGAATACAATAACAAAGCAATTGTTCGAGAACAACCCGATCACAAAATCGTTGGTCATTTAATTAGTCAAAAAATTACAGATAGttgtttttctgttttttcCTAGGCTTTTATTTTGTCAGGGCAATACTTTGACAGACAGTCACTCCAccaatattttatttatgcgGTGCAAAAttataatgataaataaaatgGATATACTAGTGCCACGAGCCCACGATTGTAAAAATTTTGGGGGAACGGTCAATTACTTGGTATGCCAATTATAGGAGAGGAAGGGATTCATTTTTAGAAGGAAGCGTGGCCGTGGGGCCAGCTGCCAAGCAAGCATCGTCCGCGAGGGCTCCGTGGCCTAGCTGGTGAACCATCAGTTGAAGCGCCACTCTGTCGAAGCGCGGCGCTGGCAGACGGGGCACACGTGCTCCCCTGCCGGTGGAAGGTCGTCGATCTTCTTCGTACCGGGTGCCGCCGGCTTCTGCTTTTGCGCTTGCAGGGCCGCCGGGAGGCCGTCCACCTCGTGCGTCGACTTGGGGCGGTTTGGCTTAtcgtcgccactaccgccggcCGCTCATGCTAGCAACCTCTACGTCAGCCGTTGCGCGTGCAATGCAACAAAGGGTCAGATCGACAGGCTGCAGTGTGTACTGTGGCTGGGGTACGTCTTTCTTTGCAAAGTTCTGCATTACTCCATAGCTTCTCTTGACGTTATTTTTCCCTAGCATCATATATATCTACTATACGTGGCTGCTATTTCGACTCCAAGCTGTACGTGACAAGGCGATGACTCGGCAACACGactatacatatatcactttgcTTCAAGACAGAACGAAAAACAAGTCCTACGTACAATCTTTTCCCATTTAAAATTATTAAGGGCTGCTGGGAAATACTCAAACTTTTACATAATAAAACAAAGTCCAAGTTGAAACATTGTAGAAAGGCTTTCATTTTGCCCCGCCACCCTGCTAGTGTATCAGTAGTCTGCAGTTGTTGATATAGCAAACTGCTAAACATTGGGTTCAGGTGTCGGTCATATATATCTTCATGCTTGGCAGATGTTATATGACCATCTGGACTGATCAGTGCtaaatttcataaaaaaacattcaaaaaaataaatttcttaAACTTTCTGCTAAGGTGGTATC
Above is a genomic segment from Setaria viridis chromosome 4, Setaria_viridis_v4.0, whole genome shotgun sequence containing:
- the LOC117851961 gene encoding U-box domain-containing protein 15; translation: MNVAMFFPPKYLEDRKTVCANLCSLHVFMVAISWLFSISYFWEIGNDRAPPLEFSSAREKPSSSSTLLFSISTSSAPPVRLPFPGGFSAFTYRSMLPWSIFPRAASGSDAEPEPEAEAEAETSEPSGRQVSDEALVEELLTAVASARSFQEFRRSQSKECLSLLRWLQLVLPLIQEIRETAPSLTDDAYRRLALLGRAFHAARRLLRCCHDGSKIFLALESEAVLGRFRAVYEKMNLALDGMPYSEIGISDEVKEQVELISAQLKRSKKRTDTQDMELSMDFMMILQNEDGNADRAILERLAKKLELQSLADLRAETMAIKKLINERNGQQPESTKHIIELLKKFKEIAGIDEKNILGDVSIPKYLEKCPSLMIPNDFLCPISLEIMTDPVIIASGRTYERRSIQKWLDAGQRTCPKTQQPLAHLSLAPNFALKNLILQWCEKNKVEIQMGEPEPAAEQEERKEDIPSLVKDLSSVHLDVQRKAAKKIRILSKENPENRALILENGGLPALISLVSYPDKKIQENTVTALLNLSIDETNKVLIAKGGAIPLIIEVLKNGSVEGQENSAAALFSLSMIDENKAAIGILGGIAPLVHLLRDGTIRGKKDASTAIFNLILNHPNKFRAIEAGIVTVLLKILGDKKLGMIDEALSIFLLLASHPGCRSEVGSTSFVEILVEIIKEGTPKNKECALSVLLELGLNNNSLMVHALGFGLDEHLSDIAKTGTSRAQRKANSLIQLSRKCS
- the LOC117853722 gene encoding uncharacterized protein; amino-acid sequence: MNGAQVFFYGVAYGQFLAGVGGGPGGDEPNRPWRPKSAHEADAAPAAALRKKRPAASRNRKKDHPAAAAAAGGEAAGPYPCPICHRLFDAVKAVHGHQRSHPERDWRGMAPPRPLPPVAADGKQYRYACDRCGAPFETRQALGGHRASHSGKMGCFSLSRQQPPAAVPPAAAPMPVFPFDLNEPAPEQEE